Proteins co-encoded in one Malus sylvestris chromosome 7, drMalSylv7.2, whole genome shotgun sequence genomic window:
- the LOC126630183 gene encoding aluminum-activated malate transporter 10-like: protein MVSENDVLGSVEWGINVADGTNNASVPESGLVDKALLGLKGVGGNAVWADMTVVVVFESTVGATLYKSINRAAGTFLAGSLGLGVHWISCKAGQNFEPIIIGTSVFLLASAATFSRFILTFSLVSISGYRVEELFELAYHRLLTVGIGTFFCILISILFYPNWAGQQLHCLIYNNLEKLADSLDGIYLKL, encoded by the exons ATGGTGAGTGAAAATGATGTGTTAGGGAGTGTCGAATGGGGGATCAATGTAGCTGATGGGACAAACAATGCATCTGTTCCAGAATCCGGGCTAGTCGACAAGGCGTTGCTAGGGTTGAAGG GTGTAGGTGGGAACGCAGTGTGGGCGGATATGACTGTTGTGGTAGTTTTTGAATCAACTGTTG GTGCTACACTATACAAAAGCATAAATAGAGCAGCAGGAACTTTTCTTGCAGGATCACTTGGCTTGGGTGTCCATTGGATTTCTTGCAAGGCAGGACAAAATTTTGAGCCCATAATTATTGGAACCTCAGTTTTCCTCCTAG CTTCGGCAGCCACCTTCTCTCGCTTCATCCTCACCTTCAGCTTAGTTTCGATTTCCGGATATCGCGTGGAAGAGTTGTTCGAGTTAGCTTACCATAGACTGCTCACTGTTGGCATTGGGACCTTCTTTTGCATTCTAATTAGCATTCTCTTTTATCCCAATTGGGCTGGTCAGCAGCTCCACTGTTTGATCTATAATAACCTGGAGAAACTGGCTGATTCCTTGGATGGTATTTATCTCAAATTATGA
- the LOC126627702 gene encoding aluminum-activated malate transporter 10-like, whose amino-acid sequence MLLKEALPSAFTRYVLEYFKDNEAVTEDNCSTKQIKGYKCVLDSKATEDNLDKFARWEPAHGSFNFKHPWQQYLKIGASMRSCAYCVKALSACMESEIKTPAGIGNLKKHFSNACKTTNKHSSDILRELVKTIKTMKKSSEIDSLVWEMNKAVQELQKSLKSVPI is encoded by the exons ATGCTTCTTAAAGAAGCACTCCCAAGTGCTTTTACAA GATATGTGCTGGAGTACTTCAAAGACAATGAAGCTGTGACTGAAGACAATTGTTCTACTAAGCAAATCAAGGGGTATAAATGTGTGCTCGATTCGAAGGCAACAGAAGACAATTTG GATAAATTTGCAAGATGGGAGCCTGCACATGGAAGTTTCAACTTCAAACATCCATGGCAACAGTACCTCAAAATTGGCGCATCGATGCGCAGTTGTGCTTACTGCGTCAAGGCTCTCAGCGCTTGTATGGAGTCGGAAATTAAG ACGCCGGCTGGAATCGGAAACCTAAAGAAGCATTTCAGCAATGCCTGTAAGACAACAAACAAACATTCTTCAGACATCTTGAGAGAACTGGTGAAAACAATTAAAACCATGAAAAAATCATCTGAGATTGACTCATTGGTTTGGGAGATGAACAAAGCAGTGCAGGAGCTTCAAAAATCTTTGAAATCTGTGCCTATCTGA
- the LOC126627700 gene encoding protein LEAD-SENSITIVE 1-like translates to MGLLTNRVERNEIKPGDHIYTYRAVFAYSHHGIYLGGSKVVHFRPKRNLNSSTESSSDVYDSMSCPTTPDCGFRQPNSGVVLSCLDCFLKNGSLYCFEYGVSPSVFLAKVRGGTCTTAASDPSETVVQRAMYLLQNGFGNYDIFQNNCEDFAMYCKTGLLVIDKQGVGSSGQASSIIGAPLAAILSSPLKLLMPSPVGVATVTAGMYCMSRYATDIGVRTDVIKVAVEDLAVNLGWGSDHEEEVSEDDDSDSSLTQITR, encoded by the exons ATGGGTTTGCTGACGAACAGAGTTGAGAGAAATGAGATCAAGCCAGGAGACCACATCTACACATACAGAGCTGTATTCGCCTACTCTCACCAtg GTATATATCTTGGGGGAAGCAAGGTGGTCCATTTTAGACCCAAAAGAAATTTGAACTCCAGCACTGAATCATCATCTGATGTTTATGATTCGATGTCCTGTCCCACCACTCCTGACTGTGGATTCCGGCAACCCAACAGTGGTGTTGTCCTCTCGTGCCTGGACTGCTTCCTGAAAAATGGATCTCTTTACTGCTTTGAATATGGGGTTAGCCCTTCAGTTTTCCTTGCAAAAGTACGGGGTGGCACATGCACCACTGCAGCATCCGACCCATCAGAAACGGTTGTCCAACGTGCCATGTATCTTCTTCAAAATGGATTTGGCAACTACGATATTTTTCAAAACAACTGCGAGGATTTTGCTATGTATTGCAAAACCGGTCTCTTGGTAATAGACAAGCAAGGTGTGGGAAGTAGTGGTCAAGCTTCTTCTATTATTGGTGCCCCATTGgcagccattctttcttctcctcTGAAGTTGTTGATGCCAAGCCCGGTTGGTGTGGCTACTGTAACAGCTGGGATGTACTGTATGAGCAGGTATGCAACTGATATTGGCGTTCGAACTGATGTGATCAAGGTCGCCGTGGAGGATTTGGCCGTGAACTTGGGTTGGGGCAGTGACCATGAGGAGGAAGTGAGTGAGGACGATGATTCCGATTCCTCTCTTACGCAGATTACCAGGTGA